The genomic segment aagtaagcatttcactgtaagttctccacctgttgtattcgcgcACGTGGCATATAAACTTTGGTTTGATTTGAGATAGTCATGAAGCAGCAGGACATTGGGTACATAGTCATGAAGCAGCAGGACATTGGGTACATACTCATGAAGCAGCAGGACATTGGGTACATAGTCATGAAGCAGCAGGATATTGGGTACATAGTCATGAAGCAGCAGGACATTGGGTACATAGTCATGAAGCAGCAGGACATTGGGTACATAGTCATGAAGCAGCAGGACGGACACAGAAGACTTACAGTGTGTGGCATTGTGTTCAACATTGACCAACCTGAGGGTGTACACAACATAGACCCTTCATTGAATACTACTTCAATAAGTTGTTTTCCAGATGCAGCCTGACTCAATGTTACCATTTGAGGATTAGGATCAATTTAATTTAATTCTGCTCACCTTTCACCACCTCAGGGACGTTGCAGGTAGGATCAATACTTCCAATGTGCTTGGGATGGGAGGTGGTTCTGTCATCACCGAAAATGAGTGCTGTAACACAAAGTATCATCTTATCAAGATCTTCATCAACGTCCACTATAAGTCATAACATCCACTGTAAGTCATAACATCCACTATAAATCATAACATCCACTATAAGTCATAACATCCACTATAAGTCATAACATCCACTATAAGTCATAACATCCACTATAAGTCATAACATCCACTATAAGTCATAACATCCACTATAAGTCATAACATCCACTGTAAGTCATAACATCCACTATAAATCATAACATCCACTATAAGTCATAACATCCACTATAAGTCATAACATCCACTATAAGTCATAACATCCACTATAAGTCATAACTTCCACTATAAGTCATAACTTCCACTATAAGTCATAACAACCACTATAAGTCATAACATCCACTATAAGTCATAACTTCCACTATAAGTCATAACTTCCACTATAAGTCATAACAACCGCTATAAGTCATAACATCCACTATAAGTCATAACATCCACTATAAGTCATAACATTCACTATAAGTCATAACATCCACTATAAATCATAACATCCACTATAAGTCATAACATCCACTATAAATCATAACATCCACTATAAGTCATAACATCCACTATAAATCATAACATCCACTGTAAGTCATAACATCCACTATAAGTGAACGATTTTAGACTGAACTTCTGACACGCACATATAAAAAGCCCACAGTACTGTACATGCTTATTGGCTGGTGATGTGTACTTACAGTGCTGGTTGATGAGCATGTGGAAGGATATCCTTATGGTGTAGAAGCGATCCAGAAAGtattcaattaatcaatcaaatgtatttataaagccctttttacatcagcagatgtcacaaagtgttatacagaaacccaaaacagcaagcaatgcagatgtagaagcgtTGCTGCTGATGAAAAGGTCAAAGCCAAACTTCTGCGTGTActctattttattttacctttatttaactaggcaagtcagttaagaacaaattcttattttcaatgaccgcctaggaacagttggttaactgcctgttcaggggcagaacgacaaatttatactttgtcagctcaggggtttgaacttgcaaccttccggttactagtccaccactctaaccactaggctaccctgccgccttaCCCTGACACACTGAGCCATGGTGGGGACCACGTCATTGTTCCCATTATGGATTTTGACCAGGATGTCAAGAAAGCTGTTACAGAGAAACATGGTGTGAGGACCCTCAGAAGTCTTTGTGCTGGTGAAGATGGTGGTGGGTACCTGGTGTCACTGTGTACATGTCAACTCACTCGCTGGACACCTTGTGCTCATAGTCTAGAGCTCCCCAAAGCTCTTGATGTACCTGATATTTTGCTTATTTATAcaactgtgcttcatctaatatcAGAACCGAATGTACATGGTGCAAGTAATCAATGCCGTTTGAGATTCTGCGCAGATTATTACAGCAATGTGAAGATCTCCACAAACCTGCCATGAcctatgcatgctatcttgaacatgcacgcttTATATGATTACACAAGAAGAaatgtatagttacagtaacctcaaaatgtggccatggatgtgttactcattttaaggttgaataaatactgttacattagtttgtaagatggccttaactttaggctatttactgtattgaaaatgttatattgaattgtgtttggttgaaaACGCAACCAAATATGAACATTTAAAGGAGCTGTATCTACTGCTTGGATGgttccatctgagccactggcttaatcccattctttaactttgatttttggttggagatgtgaatccaacatacagtataatgtattaatttgtcgacaagttaataggctattttgtatttcaaaagtgatattgagtggtgtttggttgtcaacgcaaccaaatatcaacatttgaaagaGATGTATCTTCTGTTTGGATAATTCCGCCTGTGCCACTGATTTAGTCTGACTTTAATTCTAGTTTATTTAAatttaatacctacatgtttcaagcagaccacaatagtccctgtgcccaagaacgtcAAGGTAACATGTCTAAATGACTATGGCCTCGTAGCACTcgcgtctgtagccatgaaatgctttgttcaacaccatcatcccagacaccctggacccattacgcaatctctattgtatctccacactgccctttcccacctggacaaaatataaatctacgtgagaatgctgttcactgactacagctcagcattcaacaccatagtgccatccaagctcatccctaagctaaggaccctgggactgaacatctccctctgcaactgtatcttggacttcctgatgggatgGCCtcatgtggtaagggtaggtaacaacacatcgcCACGCtaaccctcaacatgggggcccctcaggggtctgTGCTTAGtctccttctgtactccctgttcacccacaactgtgtggcagCGCATGACTCCAACATAATAATTACGCTTGCAGACGACACaaaggtggtaggcctgatcaccggcgatgatgagacagcctatagggaggtcagagaccttgcagtgtggtgccaggacaacaacttctccctcaacatcagcaagacaaaggagctgatcatgcaCCGCATTAagtggagggccgagcacgcccaaTTCACATCGATGGGGATGTAGTGGAGTGGGCTGATAGCTTCATGTTCCTCTGTGtctacatcactaaggatctatcatggtccaaacacaccaacacagttgtgaagagggcacgacaatgcctcttctaccctcaggaggctgaaaagattttggcatgtgccctcagatcctcaaaaagttctacagctaccctatgagagcatcttgattggctgcatcactgcttaaTAAGGCAACTGCTTGGGAGATTATGAATGGCATTCTACCAAACTTTCCATCAATACTGTTcctcaagtaaatgtgttttagaGACATTTTCAGTGGCGattgttaaaaatatattttttttaagtgaaAAGATGGGTCTCAGCATCACTCTATTACCGTGGAACTGTCGTAGAGTAAAAGCCACCCGTCTTCTTTTCAACACAGTGGCAACCCAATACCATATCTGTGTCCATGATATTCAAACTCTTGCAGAACTTCTTTCTATACTCACCGAAGTCCAGAAATGGCTTTATAGACATTGACGAGGGAGAAAAATATAATATTATTTGAGGTTTCGATGTAACCCAAGAAAGGAacggtaactgaactaaatatctatcgccccgtagcactcacttctgtcttcatgaagtgctttcagaggctagttaaggatcatatcacttctaccttacctgacaccctgtTACATCTGCCCCTGCCTCGCCCTCTActtctcatcctgtgtctccctaacctgccactcccccagtgctctctccttctctctgtgtgggtgtatCTGATTATGTGAGTGGAGACAGGTGtactggagtcagagcagatccccaccagctgcaacctgttccataatcaagacctctacaaacaCTCAGAACTGCCACACTGCCAGATCGTAGCCTCTGCTCTGTCAGTCGGCATTTCAAGCCGTTTGTTACTGCATAGATCTTATTATCCTGTAGTGCCTGTTTTCCCTAGCCTGACGCTGCTTGTCTGTCTGCTACAGTTCCgtccgctctgactctggtcatCAGTCCCTCGTCTTGTCAGTCCTGCTCTCCTGCCCTGGACCCCCGCTCTACTGCTTCCTAGGATTCCGCTTCGGACCTGCTTCCCCTGCCCCTACTCCCCTTTCCCCAGACGCAACCTCAGTTCCTGGTTCCCTAGTATCCACCCGAGCTCCCCCTGGTCTCACCCCATCTCCCCCCCGCTTTTCAATAAATACCATGGTTACCTTATCCCTGTCTCCTCGTCTGAGTTGTGGGAAAcgacacctccacttcactgattctcaacacaggggctccacaagcgtgcatgctcagccccctcctgtactccctgttcacccatgactgtgtggccacgcacgcctccaactcaatcatcaagtttgcatatgacacaacagtagtaggcctgattaccaacaatgacaagacagcctacagggaggaggtgaggaccctgggagagtggtgccaggaaaataacctctcactcaacgtcaacaaaacacagGAGCTGATCGTTGACTTCAggtaacagcagagggaacacggCCCTTCTCCACATCGACAGgaacgcagtggagaaggtggaaagcttcaagttcctcaccGTACACATCattgacgatctgaaatggtccacccacacagacagtgtggtgaaaaaaGCCTAACAGGTccacttcaacctcaggaggctgaagaaatttggcttatcaTCTAAAACccccacaaacttttacagatgcacaattgagagcatcctgtcgggttgtatcaccgcttggtacagcaactgcaccattCCGCAACcgcatggctctccagagggtggtgcagtctgcccaatgcatttttgggggcaaactacctgccctccaggacacctacagcacccgatatcacaggaaggccaaaaagatcatggACACCAAGaaaccaagaaacatgagcaatggacattagactggtggcaatctgtcctttggtctgatgagtccaaatttgagatttttggttccaaccgccgtgtctttgtgagacgcagagtagatgaaaagatgatctccgcatgtttggttcccaccgtgaagcatggaggaggagttgtgatggtgtgggggtgctttgctggtgacactctcaCTGacttatttaaaattcaaggcatacttaaccagcatgactcccacagcattctgcagcgatacgccttcccatctggtttgcgcttagtgggactataatttgtttttcaacaggacaatgaaccaaaacacacctccaggctgtgtaagggctatttgaccaaggagagtgatcacccaacctcaacccaattgagatggtttgggatgatttgaaccgcacagtgaaggaaaagcagccaacacaaTTTAAGTGCTCAGGatatgtgaagctggttgagagaatgccaagagtgtgcaaagcggtcaccaaggcaaaggatggctactttgaagaatctaaaatctaaaatatattttgattttgtttaacacttttttggttactaaatgattccatatgtattatttcattgttttgatgtcttctctattattctacaatgtaggaaatagtaaaaactacagaaaaactcttgaatgagtagatgtgtccaaacttttgactgagaCTAGTTGTAATTCACTATATTTATTGATATgaatacaaaatacatatttcacACCCCCATTAACCCACTTTTGTTTATAAACTCCATCTCTTTCCAACACCCTCACACACCAAACTCCACATAGCTGTGTTGAGAGCTGAGGCAACTTCAGGAAATATGGATGGGACAGACATGTTGTTGGAGGTATATGTTCTAATATTATATTCAGCATAATGCAGGTAAACTTTTAATATACAGTAAGTTTAATCTCATACAAGACTAACCAACAACTAGAACAGCAGAATATACAGTATCACACCATCAAAACAAAATTAATATACAAGTAAAACAATAGTGTAAATGTTTGGTAGAGagtccctctctgtttctttaacgcacacacgcacagtcacgcaaacacacacaccactctccctctcactccaccCCAATCTCTCAGACAGTGTGCTCCCCCTCTGGGGCCTGCAGGCTGATCTTGCTGTTCTGGTCGTTGTCGGTCTCGTGGGGGTCGGTGGGAAGAGAGTCATAGGTACGGCGGTACAACGGCCGGGTCACCAGGGTAATGATGAACATTTCCAAGATCATTAGCTGCTGACTCAAcactgcagacagacacagacacacacacacagacagaccagacagaaagacaaaccagacagacagacagagacagacagagacagacagacagacagggttggtgGACATGGACTTCATATTGATCAAGTAATGGCTCTCGTTTGGCTGGTTTGGAGCTATTCTGTCACTTACTGGTACCACGGGCACTAGAGGAGAATGGCGGGGAGCAGGCGATGGTTCCATCCAAGGCCAGGATGTTAATGATGGCCGTCTGCAGCTGACTGAGCACCAGCACCAACTATGGACACATAACCAGCGACATCATGGAGATGCATAGGATGCAATGGACACGGCCATACTGAATAAGACACTACACAACATTCCTAAAAACTCAAGTCTAGGACTAAGGAAATGACAGAAGCTGATGTAATTTCACCAACGGCATTGAGCAGGCAGTTCCTGGACTATCTGGTTTGTGCAGTAGGACATGGACAGACTCACCTGGTACATGGCATATTTAGGTATGATCTTGATGCTGCGCAGTGTGTTGCATATGTTCATGAACATGATGGCGACAGGCCAGAGGGAGATGATGGTGAGAACACCTATAAATGGGTTGATCCAAATAGCCGTGCCTGTGATCTCCAGCTAAACATCGAGACATGGAGAAAGGTTAAAGAGGGTAGGCATTGAATAGTGGACTCAATGGAATGACACCAAGCTCAGTTTGAAGCTTAAGATGTAAAGGGGATGTTTGTTGTTGCTGAGAAGATTTTCACAGAAAGGAGGACAGTTACTTACATCAGAAAGATCAAAGTTGCCGTTGGTCCACAATATTATGGACACAATTGAGAGGACTGTCTTTAAGATAGCATACTGAAGAGCCCCCAGCTTCAGCAAGAATAACATGCACCTGAATGAAAACAGACCAGCGTCATTAACATGTTCTATTCACTTGTGTTAAACATTACCAACACAATGAATCTTCTGGACCAAGTGTGACCTGAGTATGAATCATCATCCCACTGGTCACAGATgtcatctagttttgatttacatttggattACTTGTCAACTAAgatgaattcaatgtgaaatcgaCTAAAAAAGTCACAATGTCATTAGATTTAAgctaaaagttgggtgaaaaaaaattCAAAATAAATTGATGATTTTTTGCAAattcaatcagttttccatgtcaTCACATTGATATTTTTGGgatgaaatgacatggaaacaagttgattcaaccagttttttccCAGTGGGTTGTTCCGGTTACCGTGTGACTGGAACGCGTGGCAAGCagggacagcagcagcagcagggtccTACACTGATCTTGAAGGTTTTCTGGGCATTGCTCTTCAGAAAGGCCTCActacccccactctcctctatcaTCAGAACCAAGATCTTATACACCACCACTGCAAAGTACCtatagagaaaaggagaggatttACTTGTAAATTGTTAGATACATTGTACACACATAACAAGTGTGTGTCACCAGCCTTCAAAACCAGTTAGTCTGCCCACTCAACTTTTGTTTGTGTCCCAAAAACGTTTGTTTGTGCTTGTTTGTATAATTTCCTGAATTTTTCCCTTCCAGCCCTCTGGGGATGTGAGATGATCTCTGATCTGCTGCATAGCACAATTTACATTTAAAGGCCATGTTCCCGCATTTGCGGAGACTGCGTTTACGGTAAATGCTAAATTACAATTGTGCTATACCACTCAATTTAAATCGTGCTATAGTATGGATCTTCTGCGATAgggattgaatcgagcccttaTGCCAACCAGGTGCATAGGAGTATTGTTTTGCCGGATGTCTAGCCTGCATTTTCTGTACTTGATGCACAGGCTTTTTCAACTAGGTAAAAATGTAATTACCTTAATTTTTTCTTCCTAGGCGCCCAACTCTCTGGGGATGATCTCTAACAAAGTGTAATGATTAAGAGAGTGGTTAAACTGTGGTCACATAGTTGAGTGCATTCATAAAAAGCCTCCTCCCGTTTATGTCAGTACTCCTTACTATGGCTTCCTGTCAGCCCATTACTATAGGTGAAAGAGCACTGCATCTACTTAGTGCAGTATAGTCAAATTGTTTATGCGTTCATAGAAgggtatgtgaaagagagagagagagagagagagagagagagagagagagagagtagtaagtAGTGTGTTGGTGAGAGGAAACTTACGAATTGGACGTCATATCTGTAAACATGGTAGCCCTTGGTATCCACATCCCAAAACAAGCCATGGTGGCAATGACCTGAGACAGAAACAGAAC from the Oncorhynchus tshawytscha isolate Ot180627B linkage group LG33, Otsh_v2.0, whole genome shotgun sequence genome contains:
- the LOC112231233 gene encoding organic solute transporter subunit alpha; this encodes MDMEEALNSTIHPSCLEEPPLAIDVIKQLDVFGVALYSMLTLMSTLSLLLYLEECVFIYRKVPSPKKTTIMWVNGAAPVIATMACFGMWIPRATMFTDMTSNSYFAVVVYKILVLMIEESGGSEAFLKSNAQKTFKISVGPCCCCCPCLPRVPVTRCMLFLLKLGALQYAILKTVLSIVSIILWTNGNFDLSDLEITGTAIWINPFIGVLTIISLWPVAIMFMNICNTLRSIKIIPKYAMYQLVLVLSQLQTAIINILALDGTIACSPPFSSSARGTMLSQQLMILEMFIITLVTRPLYRRTYDSLPTDPHETDNDQNSKISLQAPEGEHTV